The following are from one region of the Vitis riparia cultivar Riparia Gloire de Montpellier isolate 1030 chromosome 9, EGFV_Vit.rip_1.0, whole genome shotgun sequence genome:
- the LOC117922096 gene encoding uncharacterized protein LOC117922096, with amino-acid sequence MKGIHPSITSHRLNVLPTAKPIQQRVRRFHPNRQKIIRNEIDKLLEAGFIREVDYPDWLANVVVVPKKEGKWRVCVDYTNLNNACPKDSFPLPRIDQIMDSTTGQGMLLFLDAFSGYHQIPMSSVDEEKTAFITPHGLYCYKVMPFGLKNAGATYQRLMTKIFKPLVGRTVEVYIDDIVVKSKTREEHVLHLQEVFQLLRKYDMKLNPSKCAFGVSAGKFLGFMVSQRGIEVSPDQVKVVMETPSPRSKKELQRLTGKLVVLGRFIARFTDELRPFFLAIRKAGANGWTDSCQSALEKIKHYLMQPPILSSPLPKEKLYMYLAVSEWAISVVLFRCPSPKEQKPIYYVSRTLADVETRYSKMELTTLTLRSTAQKLCPYFQAHLVVMLTNQPLRNILHKPDLTGRMLQWAIELSEYGIEFQPRLSMKGQVMADFVLEYSRRPIQHKESSEKEWWTLRVDGVSRSSGSEIGLLLQSPTGEHLEQAIRLGFTASNNEAEYEVILSGLDLALALSVSKLRVYSDSQLMVRHVKKEYEAKDTRMARYLAKVRDTLQRFTEWTIEKIKRTENGRADALASITASLPIKEAILLPIHVQANPFVAEASTCNTIEANQVDSQEWTKDIIRYLRTGTLPEEPKQAHKILVQAARFTLIGGHLYKRSFTGPYLRCLNHSEALYVLAELHEGVCGNHSGGRSLAHRAHSQGYYWPMMKKDAAAYVKKCDKCQRHAPIPHVSLETLKPISGPWPFVKWGMDIVGPLPATPAQKKFLLVATDYFSKWVEAEAYASIKDKDVTKFVWKNIICRFGIPQTIIADNGPQFDSIAFRNFCSELNIRNSYSTPRYPQSNGQAEATNKTLITALKKRLEQAKGKWVEELPGVLWAYRTTPGRLTGNTPFALAYGMDAIIPTEIGLPTIRTEAGRQDDANAELGRNLDWADEVRETASIWMADYQQRASAHYNRKVRPRNFKSGTLVLRKVFENTAEIGAGKFQANWEGPYIVSKTSESGAYHLQKLDGTPLLRPWNVSNLKQYYQ; translated from the coding sequence atgaagggaattcaTCCCTCAATTACCTCTCATAGGCTTAACGTCTTGCCAACAGCAAAACCCATCCAGCAGAGGGTTAGACGTTTTCACCCGAACAGACAAAAAATTATCCGAAATGAGATTGACAAATTGCTAGAAGCTGGATTCATCAGAGAAGTGGATTACCCggactggttggcaaatgtagtGGTAGTAcccaaaaaagaaggcaaatggcGGGTGTGCGTCGAttacaccaacctcaataatGCATGCCCAAAAGACAGTTTTCCTTTGCCACGGATAGATCAAATTATGGATTCCACTACTGGGCAAGGGATGCTCTTATTCTTGGACGCCTTCTccggataccaccaaatccccatgtcCTCGGTTGACGAAGAAAAAACAGCCTTCATAACGCCACACGGTCTTTATTGctacaaagtcatgccattcggactCAAAAACGCTggcgccacttatcagagaCTGATGACGAAAATCTTCAAACCTCTGGTCGGCCGCACAGTAGAGGTATATATTGACGACATCGTGGTTAAAAGCAAAACCCGAGAAGAACATGTCCTCCACTTGCAAGAAGTCTTCCAACTCTTAAGGAAGTATGACATGAAGCTGAATCCTTCCAAATGCGCCTTTGGCGTAAGTGCTGGCAAATTCCTGGGATTTATGGTCAGCCAAAGGGGGATAGAGGTTAGCCCAGATCAAGTCAAGGTAGTCATGGAAACACCATCCCCAAGGAGCAAAAAGGAATTACAGCGCCTCACAGGCAAACTCGTCGTGCTAGGACGTTTTATAGCCCGATTCACTGATGAACTGCGACCCTTCTTCTTGGCAATACGAAAAGCTGGAGCAAACGGATGGACGGACAGCTGTCAAAGCGCtcttgaaaaaattaaacactaCCTCATGCAACCGCCCATCCTGAGCAGTCCCCTCCCTAAAGAAAAACTGTATATGTATCTGGCTGTATCAGAGTGGGCAATTAGCGTTGTTCTATTCCGTTGCCCATCGCCCAAGGAGCAGAAACCTATCTACTACGTCAGCAGAACATTGGCAGACGTAGAAACCAGGTATTCAAAGATGGAGCTAACGACCTTAACTCTTCGAAGTACCGCCCAGAAGCTTTGCCCTTACTTCCAAGCCCACCTGGTGGTCATGCTAACTAACCAACCCCTTCGCAACATTCTGCACAAGCCGGACCTAACCggaagaatgcttcaatgggccatagagtTAAGTGAATATGGAATCGAGTTCCAACCCAGGTTATCCATGAAAGGCCAAGTTATGGCTGACTTCGTGCTGGAATACTCCCGAAGGCCTATCCAGCACAAGGAATCAAGTGAAAAAGAGTGGTGGACTTTGCGGGTCGATGGAGTCTCACGATCATCAGGATCCGAAATAGGGCTCCTACTGCAATCACCAACAGGAGAACATCTGGAGCAAGCCATCCGGCTGGGGTTCACcgcctctaacaatgaagcGGAATATGAGGTCATCCTATCCGGATTAGACCTCGCCCTGGCTCTATCCGTCTCCAAGCTCCGGGTCTATAGTGACTCCCAACTCATGGTAAGGCACGTTAAGAAGGAATACGAAGCTAAGGACACGCGCATGGCGCGATATCTGGCTAAAGTAAGAGACACCTTACAGCGGTTCACCGAATGGACGATCGAAAAAATAAAACGAACTGAAAATGGGCGCGCCGACGCCTTGGCAAGCATAACTGCCTCCCTCCCCATCAAAGAAGCCATATTGTTGCCTATACATGTGCAAGCCAACCCTTTCGTCGCGGAAGCTTCCACTTGCAATACCATTGAGGCAAACCAAGTAGACAGCCAAGAGTGGACAAAAGACATTATAAGGTACCTCCGGACAGGCACTTTGCCTGAAGAACCCAAGCAGGCACACAAGATCCTGGTGCAAGCCGCCCGTTTCACCCTGATTGGGGGGCACTTGTACAAGCGATCCTTCACAGGTCCCTATCTCCGGTGCCTAAACCACTCAGAGGCCCTGTATGTATTAGCTGAATTGCACGAGGGAGTATGTGGAAATCATTCTGGAGGTCGATCTCTAGCACACAGGGCCCATTCGCAAGGATATTACTGGCCCATGATGAAGAAGGATGCGGCAGCCTatgtcaaaaaatgtgacaaatgCCAAAGGCATGCCCCCATACCACATGTGTCGTTGGAGACATTGAAGCCAATTTCAGGCCCTTGGCCCTTCGTGAagtggggcatggacatagtaggacccCTACCAGCCACACCCGCTCAAAAGAAATTCCTGCTCGTCGCCACAGATTACTTCAGTAAATGGGTGGAAGCTGAAGCAtatgctagcatcaaagacaaagatgtcaCCAAGTTCGTGTGGAAGAACATCATCTGCCGCTTCGGAATCCCCCAAACCATTATAGCCGACAACGGTCCACAGTTTGATAGCATCGCTTTCCGGAATTTCTGTTCGGAACTAAACATCCGAAATTCATACTCCACACCGCGTTATCCTCAAAGTAATGGGCAAGCagaggccacaaacaagacTCTAATCACTGCCTTAAAGAAGAGGCTCgagcaagccaaaggaaaatgggtggaggagctacccggcgtcctatgggcttatcgaaccacacccggacgtCTGACAGGAAACACTCCCTTCGCCCTCGCATACGGTATGGACGCAATCATTCCTACTGAAATAGGGCTACCCACTATCCGGACCGAGGCAGGAAGGCAGGATGATGCAAATGCGGAGTTAGGAAGAAACTTGGACTGGGCAGACGAAGTAAGAGAAACTGCATCCATCTGGATGGCAGactatcaacaaagggcatcCGCTCACTACAATCGCAAGGTAAGGCCCAGAAATTTCAAAAGTGGTACACTGGTCCTTAGAAAGGTTTTCGAAAATACTGCTGAGATAGGAGCAGGAAAGTTTCAAGCCAACTGGGAAGGCCCCTATATAGTATCTaagacaagtgaaagtggagcTTATCATCTACAAAAGCTAGACGGAACCCCATTACTTAGACCATGGAATGTGTCCAATTTAAAGCAGTATTACCAATGA